A genomic stretch from Longibacter salinarum includes:
- a CDS encoding ribose-phosphate diphosphokinase — MTDDLCLFALSETRAFGRSVATSLGTELSDHAEDNFDDGEHATRPLTNVRDKDVYVVQSMYDAPELSVNDKLCRLAFFCGALRDAAAARVTAVLPYLSYQRKDRKSKPRDPVTTRYLAAMVEAVGVDRVLAMDVHNLAAFQNAFRVRTDHLEARPLLVDHVLREVGERGVVVISPDEGGVKRAHRFAKALRVRGDRAVTVAFVEKVRQDNRLTGGSLVGDVDGRVAVIVDDLISTGTTIHRATEACAREGAEEIYAVATHGVFVGNAAKNIGTDLLSRTFVTNTIPPFRLEGTKAHAKLEVCDASGRVARAIAAIHTGGSVAALNTIEEEPTST; from the coding sequence ATGACGGACGACCTCTGCCTGTTTGCCCTCAGTGAAACCCGTGCATTCGGTCGCTCGGTTGCTACGTCCCTTGGCACCGAGCTTTCAGACCACGCAGAAGATAATTTTGACGACGGAGAGCACGCGACGCGTCCGCTCACGAATGTGCGTGATAAAGACGTGTATGTCGTGCAGTCCATGTACGACGCGCCCGAGTTGAGCGTGAATGACAAGCTCTGTCGGCTTGCTTTTTTCTGCGGGGCTCTGCGCGATGCGGCCGCGGCACGCGTGACGGCGGTGCTCCCGTATCTCAGCTATCAGCGAAAAGACCGAAAGTCGAAGCCACGTGATCCCGTCACGACCCGTTATTTGGCGGCGATGGTCGAAGCGGTCGGGGTCGACCGGGTGCTGGCGATGGATGTCCACAATCTAGCTGCCTTTCAGAATGCCTTCCGCGTCCGTACCGATCACCTGGAGGCTCGTCCGTTGCTCGTCGACCATGTGCTTCGGGAGGTTGGGGAACGAGGGGTTGTCGTGATTTCACCGGATGAGGGCGGAGTAAAGCGGGCTCACCGTTTTGCAAAGGCCCTGCGTGTGCGGGGTGATCGTGCGGTGACGGTTGCATTCGTAGAAAAAGTTCGCCAGGACAATCGGCTGACGGGCGGAAGTCTGGTCGGCGACGTGGACGGACGTGTGGCGGTCATCGTGGATGACCTGATCAGCACGGGGACAACCATTCACCGCGCGACGGAGGCCTGTGCGAGAGAGGGAGCGGAGGAGATCTATGCGGTCGCGACGCACGGCGTCTTCGTCGGGAACGCGGCGAAAAATATCGGCACTGATCTGTTGAGTCGCACCTTCGTGACCAACACGATCCCACCGTTTCGTCTGGAAGGCACAAAAGCTCACGCCAAGCTCGAGGTGTGCGATGCATCGGGACGGGTAGCGCGGGCGATCGCAGCGATCCATACGGGAGGTTCGGTCGCAGCGCTCAATACGATCGAAGAAGAGCCCACGTCTACGTGA